In Chryseobacterium shigense, the following proteins share a genomic window:
- the rplS gene encoding 50S ribosomal protein L19, whose translation MDLLKYVQDQYITKKDFPEFKAGDTITVYYEIKEGQKTRTQFFKGTVIQLRGTGATKTFTIRKMSGDVGVERVFPINMPALQKIEVDRRGRVRRSRIYYFRDLRGKKARIKDAAYKKK comes from the coding sequence ATGGATTTATTAAAGTACGTACAAGACCAGTACATTACTAAAAAAGATTTCCCTGAATTCAAAGCAGGAGACACAATTACTGTGTATTACGAAATTAAAGAAGGACAAAAAACAAGAACTCAGTTCTTCAAAGGTACAGTTATCCAATTAAGAGGTACCGGAGCTACAAAAACATTTACTATCAGAAAAATGAGTGGTGATGTAGGTGTAGAAAGAGTATTCCCTATCAACATGCCTGCACTTCAGAAAATTGAAGTTGACAGAAGAGGTAGAGTTAGAAGATCTAGAATTTATTACTTCAGAGACCTTAGAGGTAAAAAAGCTAGAATCAAAGACGCTGCTTACAAGAAAAAGTAA